One Aliiroseovarius sediminilitoris DNA window includes the following coding sequences:
- a CDS encoding ABC transporter ATP-binding protein, with translation MTDTAISADNLSLTFQTNDGPVHALKDVSLDIDKGDFVSFIGPSGCGKTTFLRCMADLEQPTGGSITVNGVSAREARKSRAYGYVFQHAGLYPWRTIGRNIRLPLEIMGYSKADQNARIKRVLELVELDGFEKKFPWQLSGGMQQRASIARALAFDADILLMDEPFGALDEIVRDHLNEQLLKLWAKTEKTIAFVTHSIPEAVYLSTKIVVMSPRPGRISDVIENPLPADRPLDIRDTQAFLDVAHRVREGLRAGHSYD, from the coding sequence ATGACGGATACAGCGATCAGCGCTGACAACCTCTCGCTGACCTTTCAAACCAATGACGGCCCGGTGCACGCGCTGAAGGACGTGTCGCTTGATATCGACAAGGGCGATTTTGTCAGCTTCATCGGCCCGTCGGGCTGTGGCAAGACGACATTCCTGCGCTGCATGGCCGATCTGGAGCAACCTACCGGCGGTTCTATCACCGTGAACGGGGTGTCCGCGCGTGAGGCGCGCAAATCGCGCGCCTATGGCTATGTTTTTCAGCACGCAGGGCTTTATCCCTGGCGCACGATTGGACGGAATATCCGTCTGCCGCTGGAGATTATGGGCTATTCCAAAGCCGATCAGAATGCCCGCATCAAGCGCGTTCTGGAGCTGGTCGAACTGGACGGGTTCGAAAAGAAGTTTCCGTGGCAATTGTCTGGCGGAATGCAACAACGTGCCTCGATCGCGCGGGCGCTGGCATTTGACGCGGACATCCTGCTGATGGACGAACCCTTCGGTGCGCTGGACGAGATCGTGCGCGACCACTTGAACGAACAGCTCTTGAAGCTGTGGGCAAAGACAGAAAAGACAATAGCGTTCGTCACACACTCGATCCCCGAAGCGGTGTATCTGTCCACCAAGATCGTCGTCATGTCGCCCCGTCCGGGTCGGATATCCGACGTGATTGAAAACCCTTTGCCGGCGGATCGCCCGCTGGACATTCGCGACACACAGGCGTTTCTGGACGTGGCACATCGGGTGCGGGAAGGGCTGCGGGCGGGGCATTCCTATGACTAA
- a CDS encoding Zn-dependent hydrolase has translation MSHGSNLRIDPDRLWDSLMEMAKIGPGVAGGNNRQTLTDEDAEGRTLFQRWCEEAGCTMGVDTMGNMFATRPGEDPDALPVYMGSHLDTQPTGGKYDGVLGVLGGLEAIRTLNDMGVKTKHPIVLTNWTNEEGTRFAPAMLASGVFAGKHTQDWAYAREDAEGKKFGDELKRIGWVGDEEVGARKMHAMFELHIEQGPILEAEGKDIGVVTHGQGLRWIECTVTGKESHTGSTPMAMRKNAGRGLALVTELVHEIAMANQPNAVGAIGHIDVYPNSRNIIPGKVVFTVDMRTHLLDKLNAMVAEVMERAPKLCEDIGVNFSCEIVGQFDPPAFDEKCVDAVRGAAKDLGYSHMDIVSGAGHDACWINDVAPTAMIMCPCVDGLSHNEAEDISKQWAQAGADVLLHAVLETAEIVE, from the coding sequence ATGAGCCACGGAAGCAATTTGCGCATTGATCCTGACCGCCTATGGGACAGCCTGATGGAGATGGCCAAGATCGGGCCGGGTGTCGCGGGTGGCAACAACCGACAGACCCTGACCGACGAAGACGCCGAAGGCCGCACCTTGTTCCAGAGATGGTGCGAAGAAGCTGGCTGCACCATGGGAGTGGACACGATGGGCAACATGTTTGCCACCCGCCCCGGCGAAGACCCGGACGCCCTGCCCGTCTATATGGGCTCGCACTTGGACACGCAGCCGACCGGCGGAAAATATGACGGGGTGCTGGGTGTGCTGGGTGGTCTGGAAGCGATCCGCACACTGAATGACATGGGCGTCAAGACCAAACACCCGATTGTCCTGACCAACTGGACCAACGAGGAAGGCACGCGGTTTGCCCCCGCGATGCTTGCCTCGGGCGTGTTTGCGGGCAAGCACACGCAAGACTGGGCCTATGCGCGCGAAGATGCCGAAGGCAAGAAATTCGGGGACGAGTTGAAACGCATCGGCTGGGTCGGTGACGAAGAAGTTGGTGCGCGCAAGATGCACGCCATGTTCGAGCTTCATATCGAACAAGGTCCCATTCTGGAAGCCGAAGGCAAGGATATCGGTGTCGTCACTCATGGCCAGGGGTTGCGCTGGATCGAATGCACGGTGACGGGCAAAGAGAGCCACACCGGATCCACCCCCATGGCGATGCGCAAGAATGCCGGGCGTGGCTTGGCACTGGTGACAGAACTGGTGCACGAGATTGCGATGGCGAACCAGCCAAATGCTGTGGGTGCAATCGGGCATATCGACGTCTATCCCAACAGCCGGAACATCATTCCGGGCAAGGTGGTCTTTACCGTCGATATGCGCACTCATCTTCTGGACAAGCTGAACGCAATGGTCGCCGAAGTCATGGAACGTGCGCCGAAACTGTGCGAAGATATCGGCGTCAACTTCTCGTGCGAGATCGTGGGCCAGTTCGACCCGCCCGCCTTTGACGAAAAATGCGTGGATGCAGTGCGGGGCGCCGCGAAAGATCTGGGCTATAGCCATATGGACATCGTCTCGGGTGCCGGTCACGACGCCTGCTGGATCAATGACGTGGCACCGACTGCGATGATCATGTGCCCTTGCGTGGATGGGCTGAGCCATAACGAGGCTGAGGACATCTCGAAACAATGGGCGCAGGCGGGGGCGGATGTGCTGCTGCACGCGGTGCTGGAAACCGCCGAGATCGTCGAGTGA
- a CDS encoding ABC transporter permease: MNWLIIAIIFWLAAWAANVAMVRSKWSDTTLVRFVVPVIFGLTLVVAWEALVHTFNVSAAILPPPSAVADTFARSTGMLWEDFTQTVLKGALRGYFIGAAAAFVVAILIDRSPFLTRGLLPIGNFVAALPIVGVAPILVSWFGFDWQSKAAVVVVMVFFPVLVNTVQGLRETDAMLRDLMKTYAAGYSRTLWKLRIPAAMPFIFNGLKVGATLALIGAIVAEYFGSPTRGMGFRISTGVGSLSIDLVWAEIVVAALAGTLFYGVVAWFEKKVTFWHPSQRG; encoded by the coding sequence ATGAACTGGTTGATCATTGCCATCATCTTCTGGCTGGCCGCCTGGGCAGCAAATGTCGCGATGGTTCGCTCGAAATGGTCGGATACAACGCTCGTGCGCTTTGTGGTGCCGGTCATATTCGGGCTGACCCTCGTGGTCGCATGGGAAGCCCTGGTCCACACTTTCAATGTCTCGGCAGCCATTCTGCCTCCGCCTTCTGCGGTCGCGGATACATTTGCCAGATCGACCGGCATGTTGTGGGAAGATTTCACACAAACCGTCCTGAAAGGCGCATTGCGTGGATACTTCATCGGCGCTGCCGCCGCTTTCGTCGTGGCGATCCTGATTGATCGTTCCCCATTTCTGACCCGTGGTCTTTTGCCGATCGGGAATTTCGTTGCGGCCCTTCCGATCGTGGGGGTCGCACCCATTCTGGTCAGTTGGTTCGGTTTTGACTGGCAATCGAAAGCTGCTGTTGTCGTGGTGATGGTGTTTTTCCCGGTGCTGGTGAACACGGTGCAAGGGTTGCGCGAAACCGATGCAATGCTGCGCGACCTGATGAAAACCTATGCCGCGGGGTATTCCAGAACCCTATGGAAACTGCGCATCCCAGCCGCGATGCCCTTCATCTTCAACGGTCTGAAAGTCGGCGCAACGCTCGCCCTGATCGGCGCGATCGTGGCCGAGTATTTCGGGTCGCCCACCCGCGGCATGGGGTTCCGCATCTCGACCGGCGTCGGCAGCTTGTCAATTGACCTTGTCTGGGCCGAGATTGTTGTCGCGGCATTGGCAGGCACGCTCTTCTATGGTGTGGTTGCATGGTTCGAAAAGAAGGTGACGTTCTGGCACCCATCCCAAAGAGGCTGA
- a CDS encoding ABC transporter permease has product MTKTALSVLTVLVAIVVIWYLAVAPMNIRVALDHAERNGAMIDPPSAVERREMSNWVLMVKNREHIAAGYSLERPRLPTPVQVGQELWRTTGAMVLKGRTWSKRSLIYHGWITLQSTFWGFVLGTTIGIAGAVAIVQSRVIEMSVMPWAIISQAIPIVALAPMIIVLSSQVGIEGRGFPKALISSYLCFFPVLVGMVKGLRSPTAEQLDLLKTYSASGVQRFLKLRVPASLPYLFTSLKIGIAAALVGAIVGELPTGAISGLGARILIGDQFGTPLAIWAALFAAAILAGVLVTLIDRTQQVLLRRMGMRS; this is encoded by the coding sequence ATGACTAAGACCGCGCTTTCCGTTCTGACCGTGTTGGTCGCAATTGTGGTCATCTGGTATCTGGCGGTCGCGCCCATGAACATTCGCGTCGCGCTGGATCACGCCGAGCGGAATGGGGCCATGATTGATCCGCCGTCGGCGGTCGAACGGCGCGAGATGTCAAACTGGGTGTTGATGGTCAAGAACCGCGAGCATATCGCGGCCGGATACAGCCTGGAGCGTCCGCGCCTTCCGACGCCGGTACAGGTTGGCCAGGAACTTTGGAGAACCACCGGCGCTATGGTGCTGAAGGGCCGCACCTGGTCCAAGCGGTCCCTGATTTATCACGGCTGGATCACTCTACAGTCAACATTCTGGGGCTTCGTTCTTGGTACCACCATCGGAATTGCAGGCGCGGTTGCCATCGTGCAATCCCGCGTGATCGAGATGTCGGTAATGCCATGGGCGATCATTTCGCAAGCCATTCCCATCGTCGCCCTGGCCCCGATGATCATCGTCTTGTCATCACAAGTGGGGATCGAGGGACGGGGGTTCCCGAAAGCCTTGATCTCGTCCTATCTGTGTTTCTTCCCCGTGCTGGTCGGCATGGTCAAAGGGCTGCGGTCCCCAACCGCCGAGCAACTGGATCTGCTGAAAACCTACAGCGCCTCGGGCGTGCAGCGGTTCTTGAAACTGCGTGTGCCGGCGTCGCTGCCCTATCTGTTCACATCGCTCAAGATCGGCATTGCCGCCGCCTTGGTCGGTGCGATCGTGGGCGAGTTGCCAACCGGTGCGATCAGCGGACTTGGCGCGCGTATCCTGATCGGCGATCAGTTCGGCACGCCGCTGGCCATCTGGGCGGCGCTGTTTGCAGCTGCCATCCTGGCCGGAGTGCTTGTCACCCTTATTGACCGCACGCAGCAGGTGCTTTTGCGGCGGATGGGGATGCGCTCATGA
- the hydA gene encoding dihydropyrimidinase: protein MGTKVIKGGTVCTADRTWKADVLIEGEIIKQIGEDLKGDTYVDAEGAYVIPGGIDPHTHLEMPFMGTTAAETFESGTWAAAAGGTTMLVDFCLPGEDGSIKNAINEWHRKSAPQICSDIGYHMAITGWNENVFDEMKDAVDMGVNSFKHFMAYKGALMIEDDEMFASFKRCKELGALPMVHAENGDLVADMQAEMLAKGITGPEGHAYSRPPEFEGEAANRAITIADAAGVPLYIVHVSCEQAHEAIRRARQKGMRVYGEPLIQFLTLDESEYFKGDWMHSARRVMSPPFRNKEHQQSLWAGLQSGSLQVVATDHAAFTSEQKLMGKDNFCLIPNGSNGLEERLAVLWTHGVETGRLTPNEFVAATSTNVAKILNIYPKKGALVEGADADIVVWDPKISKTISVSNHHSVLDYNVFEGFEVQAQSRYTLSRGEVIWGWGQNNQPQPGRGRFVPRPAFPSANIALSKWKELTSPKMVKRDPMNIPAGI from the coding sequence ATGGGAACCAAAGTCATCAAGGGTGGCACAGTCTGCACCGCTGACCGCACATGGAAAGCCGATGTTCTGATCGAAGGAGAAATCATCAAGCAGATCGGTGAGGATCTGAAGGGGGACACGTATGTTGATGCCGAAGGCGCTTATGTGATCCCTGGCGGTATCGACCCACATACGCATCTGGAAATGCCCTTCATGGGCACGACGGCGGCCGAAACATTCGAAAGCGGCACCTGGGCGGCGGCGGCTGGCGGCACCACGATGTTGGTGGATTTCTGCCTGCCCGGTGAAGACGGTTCGATCAAGAACGCGATCAACGAATGGCACCGCAAGTCGGCACCGCAGATATGTTCCGACATCGGTTATCACATGGCGATCACCGGTTGGAACGAAAACGTCTTTGACGAAATGAAAGACGCGGTCGATATGGGGGTCAACTCGTTCAAGCATTTCATGGCCTACAAGGGCGCGTTGATGATCGAGGATGACGAGATGTTCGCCTCGTTCAAGCGGTGCAAGGAGTTGGGCGCGCTGCCGATGGTGCATGCCGAAAACGGCGATTTGGTGGCGGATATGCAGGCCGAGATGCTGGCCAAGGGCATCACCGGGCCAGAAGGTCACGCCTATTCGCGCCCGCCGGAATTCGAGGGCGAAGCGGCCAATCGCGCGATCACCATTGCGGACGCGGCAGGCGTGCCGCTTTACATCGTGCATGTCAGTTGCGAGCAAGCGCATGAGGCCATTCGGCGCGCGCGTCAGAAGGGGATGCGCGTTTATGGTGAGCCGCTGATCCAGTTTCTGACACTGGATGAAAGCGAGTATTTCAAGGGTGACTGGATGCATTCGGCGCGCCGGGTTATGTCGCCGCCCTTCCGCAACAAGGAGCATCAGCAAAGTCTGTGGGCCGGGTTGCAGTCTGGATCGTTGCAGGTTGTTGCCACGGATCACGCAGCCTTCACCAGTGAGCAGAAGTTGATGGGCAAGGACAATTTTTGTCTGATTCCGAACGGGTCGAACGGACTTGAGGAACGTCTGGCGGTTTTGTGGACCCACGGGGTCGAAACCGGGCGGCTGACGCCGAACGAGTTTGTCGCGGCGACTTCGACCAATGTCGCCAAGATCCTGAACATCTATCCCAAGAAGGGGGCGCTTGTTGAAGGAGCGGATGCGGATATTGTCGTTTGGGATCCCAAGATCTCGAAAACAATCAGCGTGTCGAACCACCATTCGGTGCTGGATTACAATGTCTTTGAAGGATTCGAGGTGCAAGCACAGTCGCGTTACACGCTGAGCCGGGGTGAAGTCATCTGGGGTTGGGGACAGAACAACCAGCCGCAACCGGGACGTGGCCGTTTCGTCCCGCGCCCTGCCTTCCCATCCGCGAATATTGCCCTGTCGAAATGGAAAGAGCTGACCAGCCCGAAGATGGTCAAGCGCGATCCGATGAACATCCCTGCCGGCATCTAA